A single region of the Lycium barbarum isolate Lr01 chromosome 2, ASM1917538v2, whole genome shotgun sequence genome encodes:
- the LOC132626939 gene encoding myb family transcription factor PHL7-like isoform X1 translates to MDPINGGNNHNNNPSLASKQRLRWTHELHERFVDAVAQLGGPDRATPKGVLRVMGVQGLTIYHVKSHLQKYRLAKYLPDSSSDGKQSDKKESADMLSSLDGSSTGVQINEALKLQMEVQKRLHEQLEVQRQLQLRIEAQGKYLKKIIEEQQRLNGVLSEVPVSGVTPSPAGDNGPDSDNRTDPGTPAPTSESPHIDKSVQEHALSIDQSFSEPLTPDSGCRETSPINSPEDERSSKKQRVGTSASFTKADMLLPQQIVESSLSSPYEQPNPVFLASDQFNLSSGLSLGSEGPKVSGSNM, encoded by the exons ATGGACCCAATAAATGGAggaaacaaccacaataacaatcCTAGTCTTGCCTCGAAGCAACGATTGCGTTGGACCCATGAGCTTCATGAACGTTTCGTTGATGCCGTCGCACAACTTGGTGGCCCAGACC GGGCCACGCCTAAAGGTGTTCTTAGAGTCATGGGTGTGCAAGGGCTAACAATTTATCATGTAAAAAGTCATTTACAG AAATATCGGCTTGCTAAATACCTTCCAGATTCCTCATCTGATG GTAAACAATCTGACAAGAAAGAATCAGCAGATATGCTTTCCAGTTTGGATGGTTCATC CACTGGCGTGCAGATAAATGAGGCTCTAAAACTGCAGATGGAGGTACAAAAGCGACTGCACGAGCAACTGGAG GTACAAAGACAGCTACAACTTAGAATTGAAGCACAAGGAAAGTACTTGAAGAAGATAATAGAAGAACAACAGCGGCTCAATGGAGTTCTCTCAGAAGTTCCTGTTTCTGGGGTCACTCCTTCACCAGCAGGTGACAACGGTCCGGATTCTGATAACCGGACTGATCCAGGGACTCCTGCACCAACATCTGAGTCTCCTCACATTGATAAGTCTGTACAAGAACATGCCCTTTCTATCGATCAATCATTCTCCGAGCCTCTTACTCCAGATTCTGGTTGCCGCGAGACTTCGCCAATAAATAGCCCTGAAGATGAAAGGTCATCAAAGAAACAAAGAGTGGGCACAAGTGCATCATTTACTAAAGCAGATATGCTACTTCCGCAGCAGATAGTGGAGTCGAGCTTGAGCTCACCATACGAGCAACCAAATCCAGTTTTCCTGGCGAGCGACCAATTCAATCTCTCATCAGGATTGTCTCTTGGCAGTGAAGGACCAAAGGTTTCTGGAAGCAACATGTAG
- the LOC132626939 gene encoding myb family transcription factor PHL7-like isoform X2 — MVLYFQSINFAEAKHSGATPKGVLRVMGVQGLTIYHVKSHLQKYRLAKYLPDSSSDGKQSDKKESADMLSSLDGSSTGVQINEALKLQMEVQKRLHEQLEVQRQLQLRIEAQGKYLKKIIEEQQRLNGVLSEVPVSGVTPSPAGDNGPDSDNRTDPGTPAPTSESPHIDKSVQEHALSIDQSFSEPLTPDSGCRETSPINSPEDERSSKKQRVGTSASFTKADMLLPQQIVESSLSSPYEQPNPVFLASDQFNLSSGLSLGSEGPKVSGSNM; from the exons ATGGTTTTGTACTTCCAATCCATTAACTTTGCTGAAGCAAAGCATAGTG GGGCCACGCCTAAAGGTGTTCTTAGAGTCATGGGTGTGCAAGGGCTAACAATTTATCATGTAAAAAGTCATTTACAG AAATATCGGCTTGCTAAATACCTTCCAGATTCCTCATCTGATG GTAAACAATCTGACAAGAAAGAATCAGCAGATATGCTTTCCAGTTTGGATGGTTCATC CACTGGCGTGCAGATAAATGAGGCTCTAAAACTGCAGATGGAGGTACAAAAGCGACTGCACGAGCAACTGGAG GTACAAAGACAGCTACAACTTAGAATTGAAGCACAAGGAAAGTACTTGAAGAAGATAATAGAAGAACAACAGCGGCTCAATGGAGTTCTCTCAGAAGTTCCTGTTTCTGGGGTCACTCCTTCACCAGCAGGTGACAACGGTCCGGATTCTGATAACCGGACTGATCCAGGGACTCCTGCACCAACATCTGAGTCTCCTCACATTGATAAGTCTGTACAAGAACATGCCCTTTCTATCGATCAATCATTCTCCGAGCCTCTTACTCCAGATTCTGGTTGCCGCGAGACTTCGCCAATAAATAGCCCTGAAGATGAAAGGTCATCAAAGAAACAAAGAGTGGGCACAAGTGCATCATTTACTAAAGCAGATATGCTACTTCCGCAGCAGATAGTGGAGTCGAGCTTGAGCTCACCATACGAGCAACCAAATCCAGTTTTCCTGGCGAGCGACCAATTCAATCTCTCATCAGGATTGTCTCTTGGCAGTGAAGGACCAAAGGTTTCTGGAAGCAACATGTAG